A window of Myxococcales bacterium genomic DNA:
TCCGACAACCAATGCATGGTCAGGCGCCAATCGTCGATTTCAAGATCGATCGAATTTCCGGAAACCCGCGCCTTGCCGGCAACAAAAGCACCCGACCCGAATTGTTTGAGGTATTCGCGTTGGGCCGCCTCGATATCATCCACGAATTCAAACCAGTTACCCGCCGGTGAAAACGGCTCACAAGCCTCGATGTTATCCGGCAAATCTTGTTCTCCGTTTCCCGTATCGTCACCGCTGTCGTCATTGTCGTTATCGTCGTCGTTTTGTTTATCAGAACAACAATAAAAGGTCGTGAGCAGCAGCAGTAGCAGAACCGTTCCCCCGAATTGACCGGTGAGTTTCATCGGCATTACTCCCATGTGAATAGTAGCCCTTCAACATGGATAGACTATCACCAAAATGGTTGGGAGATAAATAATGAACCCCTGCTGTCTATCGAATGCTTACTTTCACCACCTGTCGCGCCATCTCGACGGTCGGAACAACCGGCGCCGCCGGCCCCAGCAAATCCAGGACAGCCTTGGGCAGGCCGCGATAAAGCAAGCGCGTTTCAACGGTCAGTTCGCCCCGCAGTTGCGGCGGCAGCAGGAAACGATAGGTTTCCAGACGGTATCCCTTGGGCGGAATGCGGTAATCGAAGAGAACGCGATCGGCCCGCGCGATATTCAAGGTCGGGTTTCCTTCCGGATCGGCCAAATGCATGTTGTAGAGCACCGTATCGGCCGGCAACGCGCCGGCGGCATCGGCCACGCCGGACGAATACAACAATCTGCCGCGCCCATCGAGCACTTTGACTTCCAGCCACATCTCGCGCAATTCCGTGACGCCGGTAGGCAGGTAATGTCCCGCGCCGTCGTTTTTCACCTTGACCCGCAGGACGGCCAGGCCGCCGGATTTCCAACTTCCCTCACCTTTGACTTCGAGCGAAGCGCAATTTTGCAGCCGCTCGCGGGCCATCGTCTCACGTGCGCCCGCATCGCCGAATATTTTGGGCAGGAAAATATTGGCGCCGACCACGTTATGCCGCCAAACATGCGGCCGCCGGGGCGATCCCTCGGCGGCGCTGCCCGGACGATCGGGGCGCGCCGTGGTTCCCGTCGCCGGAAGTCCTGGCGCCTGCCGCAGATGACAATCCTGGCAATGCACGGTCGTCGCCGGGTCGCCGGTGTAATAAGGCCCGTGGAGCCATTCCGAATAGGTGCTTTCGAGCGGCGTCTCGTTGACGACGTGTTTTACCTCGTGGCAAGTGCCGCAAAATTCGGACCTCGTGTGCAGGCCGGAATAAGCGATCTGGTGAAAGTCGTTTTCACCTTCGGAGCGCGGTCCGCGCTTCGTGCCGGGTTCGCCGAGATCGCGGCCGGGCATCATCGCAAAGCTCGTATTCTTTCGTTCCAGCGAGCCGGATACGGAATGGCAAAAGTCGCAGAAGATGCCGTTGGTCGGGCCCGGCGTCACCGTCGCGAATGGCTGGCCCGGATTGGTTATCTGGCCGGCGCCGAAAGCGGCCGGGGCATGGCACTTGATGCAGGCCTCGCACTCGTGCCGCTCGCCGTCGTTTTTCGCGTCGTCCCAGAACATTTTGGTAATGGCCTGAAACACCGGGTCTTGGAGCGCAAGCGCATGCACGGAGCCGCGCCATTCGTCATGCAGGGTGACGTGGCACTCGCCGCAAGCCGACGGCGCGTTGAACTGCTCCGGGCGAAATACCCCGGCCTTGAGCGGCGTCCCCTCGATTTCCTCGGCCACAGCCAAGGACAACACGAACACCGGTGCCAACAACAACCAGACAAGAAGAGAGAAGCGGTGCATCGTAGCTCCTTTTTTTTCTGATGGTTGAAGTGCCGTGAATGAATTATAGCGCAGTCATTCCCCGATAAATAGCAGGAAGAATTTCATCACCGTTCGGTCCCCGCTGTCGCGGCTCTTTTCTTCACCGATTTTTCTTAATTCGTCTCCAATCGCGTGTACCACACGGCGCCGCCGGCCTCATAGAACAGGTGGGACACTCCGGTCGAATCCACCACCAGAACATGATCTCCCGAAGCCAACTGCGCATTGTTCACCAGCAGGGTCGAGGTCCAGCCCGTTTCATCCGCGACGAGATAATAAAACGGCCGGGTGGCGGGAGCGTGGTCGAAATAGGTGATGCGCGGCCGATCGTTCGGATCCAGGGCCAGCGAGGAATATCTGATCGTCGGCCCGGCGGCGACGGTCTCCATTTCCCAAGCCGATTCGGTCTGGCGCAGGTATTGAAGCTGATCCGCCGTCTGGTCGTAATAAATGGCGTGGACCAGGCCTTGCGAATCGAGCAACATCTTCAAGCTGTCGGGATCGGGATCGGCGCCTTCGACCAGCGATTGGACCTGCCAGGTCGCGTCGTCCGTCGTCACCCGGTAATACAATCCCAGTAAGGGTTCCTCATCGCGCCAGAGAATATGCAGGGCGCCGGTCACCCGATCGCGGGCCATGGCCAGGGCGTCCCGGGCGGTCGAACTCAAATTCTCCGGGTTCCAGCGGCCCCAGAAGATTTCGTCGGGACGTTGGAATACCAGGAGTTGATCTTGATAGTTGAGCAACCGCGCGTCGCGGTCGCCCGCCGCCGCGACCGCGACGTGGCCGCAATTCTCGGCGGTGACATCCATCGTCGACCAGCCGTCATCGCCCCATTGCGCATATTTGATGCCGTAGAAGGCATGATAGGTCACGTCGTAATCGATGTGATGCTGGCGTGCAATGATCTGCGGCCGTTGATCATCGTCCAGGATCAGCCGCGCGAACTCGCCCGGAATGGTCTGCGACCAATAGCTCTTTCCGGGATTGTGGTAGTAATAGCCTTGAATCAACACCGCAAAATCCCAACCGTCGCCGGCCGGCGCGCCGTAGCGCAAATGCGACAGCATGCCGTTCTGCCAGGCGAGATAAGCCAGATGGATGTCGTCGTTATCGTCCACCACGGCATTCAGGTAATCGACCGCGCCGACGTCCGATTGCATCGCCGTCTCGGTGACGGCGGCCGGCGAACGATATTGGATGCTGTTGGCTTCGCCGCGACGGATGTAGGCCAGGTGAACGCTCCCGTCGGGACCGTTCGCCATGGATTGATAATAAGCGGTCGCGTATTCGTCCCACCCGTCTTCCAGCGTTGTGTACGTCCACCCCTTATCGCTCCATTCCGCCAGGCGCAGCGACGACCAGTAGGGCTCGCTGAAGGTGTTGGAATAATCGTAGAGCAGACTGGGGTTGC
This region includes:
- a CDS encoding cytochrome c554 family protein, which produces MHRFSLLVWLLLAPVFVLSLAVAEEIEGTPLKAGVFRPEQFNAPSACGECHVTLHDEWRGSVHALALQDPVFQAITKMFWDDAKNDGERHECEACIKCHAPAAFGAGQITNPGQPFATVTPGPTNGIFCDFCHSVSGSLERKNTSFAMMPGRDLGEPGTKRGPRSEGENDFHQIAYSGLHTRSEFCGTCHEVKHVVNETPLESTYSEWLHGPYYTGDPATTVHCQDCHLRQAPGLPATGTTARPDRPGSAAEGSPRRPHVWRHNVVGANIFLPKIFGDAGARETMARERLQNCASLEVKGEGSWKSGGLAVLRVKVKNDGAGHYLPTGVTELREMWLEVKVLDGRGRLLYSSGVADAAGALPADTVLYNMHLADPEGNPTLNIARADRVLFDYRIPPKGYRLETYRFLLPPQLRGELTVETRLLYRGLPKAVLDLLGPAAPVVPTVEMARQVVKVSIR